One part of the Methylobacterium terrae genome encodes these proteins:
- a CDS encoding ABC transporter substrate-binding protein, giving the protein MTRFTTALTGAFLAFAALGGPAAAQISDDVVRIGVLTDLSGPYADSGGRGSVAAAEMAAKDFGGTVRGKPVEIVSADHQNKPDVASSIARRWYDVDKVDAVIDLPVTAIALAVQAVAKEKNRTVMITAAATSDLTAKTCSPVSSHWTDDTHALTAGTARAVFERGGKSWYFITVDHAFGHALQKEATTVVEALGGKVLGTSRHPINTADYSSFLLQAQSSGADVVAFASVGDDFTKAVKQADEFGLTGGRQTLTGFLVYVTDIKGLGLPVAHGLTFSEAFYWDQNDASRAFSKRFQERTGAMPTKNQALIYTAVTHYLKAIDKAGTDEAVAANAAMRSLPVAFFDHPATLRADGRLLYDPVLYRAKEPAASKGPWDLYEVLRTIPKEEAFLPMNPACAPKERG; this is encoded by the coding sequence ATGACCCGTTTCACCACCGCCCTGACCGGGGCGTTCCTCGCGTTCGCGGCGCTCGGCGGGCCCGCCGCGGCGCAGATCTCCGACGACGTGGTGCGGATCGGCGTGCTCACCGACCTCTCGGGCCCCTACGCCGACAGCGGCGGGCGCGGTTCGGTGGCGGCGGCCGAGATGGCGGCGAAGGATTTCGGCGGCACCGTCCGGGGCAAGCCGGTCGAGATCGTCTCGGCCGACCACCAGAACAAGCCGGACGTCGCATCGAGCATCGCCCGGCGCTGGTACGACGTCGACAAGGTCGACGCCGTGATCGACCTGCCGGTGACGGCGATCGCGCTCGCCGTCCAGGCGGTCGCCAAGGAGAAGAACCGCACGGTGATGATCACCGCGGCGGCGACCTCCGACCTCACCGCCAAGACCTGCTCGCCCGTGAGCTCGCACTGGACCGACGACACCCACGCGCTCACCGCCGGCACGGCGCGGGCGGTGTTCGAGCGCGGCGGCAAGTCCTGGTACTTCATCACCGTCGACCACGCCTTCGGCCACGCGCTGCAGAAGGAGGCCACCACCGTCGTCGAGGCGCTCGGCGGCAAGGTGCTGGGCACCTCGCGCCACCCGATCAACACCGCCGACTACTCGTCCTTCCTGCTCCAGGCCCAGAGCTCGGGGGCGGACGTGGTCGCCTTCGCGAGCGTCGGCGACGACTTCACCAAGGCGGTCAAGCAGGCCGACGAGTTCGGCCTGACCGGCGGGCGCCAGACGCTGACGGGCTTCCTCGTCTACGTCACCGACATCAAGGGCCTCGGCCTGCCTGTGGCCCACGGCCTGACCTTCTCGGAGGCGTTCTACTGGGACCAGAACGACGCGTCCCGCGCCTTTTCCAAGCGCTTCCAGGAGCGCACCGGCGCGATGCCGACGAAGAACCAGGCGCTGATCTACACCGCCGTCACCCACTACCTGAAGGCGATCGACAAGGCCGGCACCGACGAGGCGGTGGCGGCGAACGCCGCCATGCGGAGCCTGCCGGTGGCGTTCTTCGACCACCCCGCCACCCTGCGCGCGGACGGGCGGCTCCTCTACGACCCCGTGCTCTACCGGGCAAAGGAGCCCGCCGCGAGCAAGGGCCCGTGGGACCTCTACGAGGTGCTGCGCACCATCCCGAAGGAGGAGGCGTTCCTGCCGATGAACCCGGCCTGCGCCCCGAAGGAGCGCGGGTGA
- a CDS encoding aldo/keto reductase, whose product MKLHRRAVLAGCLAAPLTAGLLPGRSAAQGTTPGQEGALIRRPIPSTGETVPAIGIGTSRRYDVAPDSDAVAPLRETVARFLGLGGTVIDTAPDYGRAEEVLGRILAETKTREKVFLCSKVAAKGREAGRAQIEQSFRRLGTDRIDLVAVHNLIDPEAQLPLLRELRDGKRIRYIGATTWAEKQYGDLEALMKAHPLDVIQVNYAVDARQAAARILPLAQERGIAVMVNVPFGRERLFNLVRGRDLPPWAAEFDCASWPQFFLKYVLSHEAVTCPVPGTAQVRYVEDNLGAARGRLPDAAARRKMEEFIDGL is encoded by the coding sequence ATGAAGCTCCACCGCCGCGCCGTGCTGGCCGGCTGCCTTGCCGCTCCCCTGACGGCGGGCCTGCTCCCGGGCCGGTCCGCCGCGCAGGGCACCACCCCGGGACAGGAAGGCGCGCTGATCCGCCGTCCGATCCCGTCCACCGGCGAGACGGTGCCGGCGATCGGCATCGGCACCTCGCGGCGCTACGACGTGGCGCCGGATTCCGACGCCGTGGCGCCCTTGCGCGAGACGGTGGCGAGGTTCTTAGGCCTCGGCGGCACCGTGATCGACACCGCGCCCGATTACGGCCGGGCCGAGGAGGTGCTGGGCCGGATCCTCGCCGAGACGAAGACCCGCGAGAAGGTCTTCCTGTGCAGCAAGGTGGCCGCCAAGGGCCGCGAGGCGGGCCGGGCGCAGATCGAGCAGTCGTTCCGCCGCCTCGGCACCGACCGGATCGACCTCGTGGCGGTCCACAACCTGATCGACCCGGAGGCGCAGCTGCCCCTCCTGCGCGAGCTGAGGGACGGGAAGCGCATCCGCTACATCGGCGCCACCACCTGGGCCGAGAAGCAGTACGGCGACCTCGAAGCCCTGATGAAGGCGCATCCCCTCGACGTGATCCAGGTCAATTACGCGGTCGATGCCCGCCAGGCCGCCGCGCGCATCCTGCCGCTGGCGCAGGAGCGCGGCATCGCCGTGATGGTCAACGTGCCGTTCGGGCGCGAGCGGCTGTTCAACCTGGTGCGCGGCCGCGACCTGCCGCCCTGGGCCGCCGAGTTCGACTGCGCGAGCTGGCCGCAATTCTTTCTCAAGTACGTCCTGTCGCACGAGGCGGTGACCTGCCCGGTCCCCGGTACGGCGCAGGTGCGCTACGTCGAGGACAATCTCGGTGCCGCGCGCGGGCGCCTGCCCGACGCCGCCGCCCGCCGCAAGATGGAGGAGTTCATCGATGGCCTGTGA
- a CDS encoding NADPH-dependent F420 reductase, producing MACDRRALLRAGALALALAASPVLAREALAQDSKIPVAVIGGGNIGGTIGGLWVKAGHPVMFASRHPEDLKPLVEKLGPLAKAGTVEQALAFGDAVLIAVPYKAYPELGTAYGASLKGKVVLDAGNATKARDGELAAEAESAGIGATSAKYLPGARLVRAFNAANYRLFAQNAHRSGAPMAVPIAGDDKQAVAVAEGLVRDAGFEPVVVGGLDAARQFQMGSPGFQRDVTGPEARKAFGLAP from the coding sequence ATGGCCTGTGATCGTCGCGCGCTTCTGCGCGCCGGGGCGCTCGCCCTGGCGCTCGCCGCCAGCCCCGTCCTCGCGCGGGAGGCCCTGGCGCAGGACTCGAAGATCCCGGTCGCGGTGATCGGCGGCGGCAATATCGGCGGCACCATCGGGGGCTTGTGGGTCAAGGCCGGCCACCCGGTGATGTTCGCCTCGCGTCACCCGGAGGACCTGAAGCCCCTCGTCGAGAAGCTCGGGCCGCTCGCCAAGGCCGGCACGGTCGAGCAGGCGCTCGCCTTCGGCGACGCGGTGCTGATCGCGGTCCCCTACAAAGCCTATCCGGAGCTCGGGACGGCCTACGGCGCTTCCTTGAAGGGCAAGGTCGTGCTCGATGCCGGCAACGCCACCAAGGCCCGCGACGGCGAGCTGGCGGCCGAGGCCGAGAGCGCCGGCATCGGCGCCACCTCGGCCAAGTACCTGCCCGGCGCCCGGCTGGTGCGGGCGTTCAACGCCGCGAACTACCGGCTCTTCGCCCAGAACGCCCACCGGTCCGGCGCCCCGATGGCGGTGCCGATCGCGGGCGACGACAAGCAGGCGGTCGCGGTCGCCGAGGGGCTGGTGCGCGACGCCGGCTTCGAGCCGGTGGTCGTCGGCGGCCTCGACGCGGCGCGGCAGTTCCAGATGGGCAGCCCCGGCTTCCAGCGCGACGTCACCGGTCCCGAGGCCCGCAAGGCCTTCGGGCTGGCGCCGTGA
- a CDS encoding tripartite tricarboxylate transporter permease: MSDLLANLALGFGTVLQVVPVEVPGLGPVPLPMNVVLCFVGCLVGTLIGVLPGVGPVATIAMLLPITFKFDPTGALIMLAGIYYGAQYGGSTTAILVNIPGEATSVVTTLDGHQMARQGRAGVALGIAAIGSFVAGCVATVMIAALGAPLTRLALVFGPAEYFSLMVMGLVFAVVLARGSILKAVAMILLGILLSTVGADLETGQERMTFGMPFLSDGIDFAVLAMGLFGIAEILRNLDHTEARDVVRQAIGRLLPGRDDLRQSGLPILRGTAIGAVLGILPGNGAVLGPFASYTLEKRLARDPARFGRGAIEGVAGPESANNAGAQTSFIPLLTLGIPPNAVMALMVGAMTIHGIVPGPQVMTKNPGLFWGMIASMWVGNVMLLIINLPLIGLWVRLLKVPYRLMFPAILLLCCVGIYSINALATDILFIGLFGAVGYALIRLDFEPAPLLLGFVLGRLMEENLRRALLLSRGEMSTFIERPISAGLLLVAGVLLAVALLPSIRRGRDEVFVEE; encoded by the coding sequence ATGAGCGACCTTCTCGCCAACCTGGCGCTGGGCTTCGGCACCGTCCTGCAGGTGGTGCCCGTGGAGGTGCCGGGCCTCGGGCCGGTGCCGCTGCCGATGAACGTGGTCCTGTGCTTCGTCGGCTGCCTCGTCGGCACCCTGATCGGGGTCCTGCCCGGGGTCGGGCCGGTCGCGACGATCGCGATGCTCCTGCCCATCACCTTCAAGTTCGATCCCACCGGCGCGCTCATCATGCTGGCGGGCATCTATTACGGGGCGCAGTACGGCGGCTCGACCACGGCGATCCTCGTCAACATCCCGGGCGAGGCGACCTCCGTGGTCACCACGCTCGACGGCCACCAGATGGCCCGCCAGGGCCGTGCCGGGGTGGCGCTCGGGATCGCGGCGATCGGCTCCTTCGTGGCGGGCTGCGTCGCCACCGTGATGATCGCGGCGCTCGGCGCGCCGCTGACCCGCCTCGCCCTGGTGTTCGGGCCGGCGGAGTACTTCTCGCTCATGGTCATGGGGCTCGTCTTCGCGGTGGTGCTCGCCCGCGGCTCGATCCTCAAGGCCGTGGCGATGATCCTGCTCGGCATCCTGCTCTCGACCGTGGGGGCCGACCTCGAGACCGGCCAGGAGCGCATGACCTTCGGGATGCCGTTCCTCTCCGACGGGATCGACTTCGCGGTGCTGGCGATGGGCCTGTTCGGCATCGCCGAGATCCTGCGCAACCTCGACCACACCGAGGCCCGGGACGTGGTCCGGCAGGCGATCGGGCGGCTGCTGCCGGGCCGCGACGACCTGCGCCAGTCGGGACTGCCGATCCTGCGCGGCACGGCGATCGGCGCGGTGCTCGGCATCCTGCCGGGCAACGGCGCGGTGCTCGGCCCCTTCGCCTCCTACACCCTGGAGAAGCGGCTCGCGCGCGATCCCGCCCGCTTCGGCCGTGGCGCCATCGAGGGCGTGGCGGGGCCGGAGAGCGCCAACAACGCCGGGGCGCAGACCTCGTTCATCCCGCTCCTCACCCTCGGCATCCCGCCGAACGCCGTCATGGCGCTGATGGTGGGCGCCATGACGATCCACGGCATCGTGCCGGGGCCGCAGGTGATGACCAAGAACCCCGGCCTGTTCTGGGGCATGATCGCTTCGATGTGGGTCGGCAACGTCATGCTGCTCATCATCAACCTGCCGCTGATCGGGCTCTGGGTGCGGCTCCTGAAGGTGCCCTACCGGCTGATGTTCCCGGCGATCCTGCTGCTCTGCTGCGTCGGGATCTACTCCATCAACGCGCTGGCGACCGACATCCTGTTCATCGGCCTGTTCGGCGCGGTGGGCTACGCGCTGATCCGGCTCGACTTCGAGCCCGCCCCGCTGCTCCTCGGCTTCGTGCTCGGCCGGCTGATGGAGGAGAACCTGCGCCGGGCGCTCCTCCTCTCGCGCGGGGAGATGAGCACCTTCATCGAGCGCCCGATCTCGGCGGGCCTCCTGCTGGTGGCCGGGGTGCTGCTCGCCGTCGCCCTGCTGCCGTCGATCCGACGGGGCCGCGACGAGGTCTTCGTCGAGGAATGA
- a CDS encoding tripartite tricarboxylate transporter TctB family protein, whose translation MPAGSDHHGGGPIRGPRSLVGGLLLVGLAALALILTADLNPGTLRSMGPGMVPRALAIGLGLCGLLLAGSGLVRRGQALDRVSLRGPVVILLAVAAFALTIRPFPLGGLATPGLGLIGAGPLTVVIGGFASPEARLRENLALGLGLTAFAMLLFGDLLNLPIPMFPEAWADLFPAGWSQDGRLRVTAGLLAGVAAALVLAGPRRAAARVDVAGRSEGAR comes from the coding sequence ATGCCGGCCGGTTCCGATCATCATGGAGGCGGGCCGATCCGCGGTCCGCGCAGCCTCGTGGGCGGCCTGCTCCTCGTCGGGCTGGCGGCGCTCGCGCTCATCCTCACCGCCGACCTGAACCCAGGGACCCTGCGCAGCATGGGGCCGGGCATGGTGCCCCGCGCGCTGGCGATCGGCCTCGGCCTGTGCGGCCTCCTCCTCGCGGGTTCGGGCCTCGTGCGGCGCGGCCAGGCGCTCGACCGGGTGTCGTTGCGCGGCCCCGTGGTGATCCTGCTCGCGGTCGCCGCCTTCGCGCTCACGATCCGGCCGTTTCCGCTCGGCGGCCTCGCCACCCCGGGCCTCGGCCTCATCGGTGCCGGCCCGCTCACCGTGGTGATCGGCGGCTTCGCCTCGCCGGAGGCGCGGCTGCGCGAGAATCTCGCCCTCGGGCTCGGGCTCACCGCCTTCGCCATGCTGCTGTTCGGCGACCTCCTCAACCTGCCGATCCCGATGTTCCCGGAGGCCTGGGCGGACCTGTTCCCGGCCGGCTGGTCGCAGGACGGGCGCCTGCGCGTCACGGCGGGGCTGCTCGCCGGGGTCGCGGCCGCGCTGGTGCTCGCCGGGCCGCGCCGGGCCGCCGCCCGGGTCGACGTCGCCGGCCGGTCCGAGGGCGCCCGATGA
- a CDS encoding cytochrome P450: MSAPSRTSDPALAAGFDLRRLPEGFIANPYPVYAALRAHAPVHRMGQGPSGEAQILLSRYADLERVYKDAATFSSDKTVEFGAKFRMPEAGPSPLYRHHTTSLVFNDPPRHTRVRRIIAGAFTPRAIAAMEAGIVALVDGLLDAAEARGRIDLIEDFAAAIPVEVIGNLLGVPRDERGPLRDWSLAILGALEPVLSPEIEAAGNRAVTDFLAYLEHLVEDRRRRPGDPDKDILTRLIQGEVGGERLSSEELLQNCIFILNAGHETTTNLIGNGLHLLTEYPEARARLLAEPDLMRKGVEEVLRFESSNQLGNRVATTGFAIDGRDFPAGTQITLCIGAANRDPAQFSDPDTFDVARDPNRHLAFASGIHQCVGMAVARLEGRIALGRFLARFPDYRLDGPPERSQRVRFRGFLRLPARLG; this comes from the coding sequence ATGAGCGCCCCGAGCCGGACGAGCGACCCCGCCCTCGCCGCGGGGTTCGACCTCAGGCGCCTGCCGGAGGGGTTCATCGCGAATCCCTACCCGGTCTACGCGGCGCTCCGCGCGCACGCCCCGGTCCACCGGATGGGGCAGGGTCCCTCGGGCGAGGCGCAGATCCTGCTCTCGCGCTACGCGGACCTCGAGCGGGTCTACAAGGACGCCGCGACCTTCAGCTCGGACAAGACCGTCGAGTTCGGCGCCAAGTTCAGGATGCCGGAGGCGGGGCCCTCCCCGCTCTACCGCCACCACACCACGAGCCTCGTCTTCAACGATCCGCCGCGCCACACCCGGGTCCGGCGCATCATCGCGGGTGCGTTCACGCCGCGGGCGATCGCCGCGATGGAGGCCGGCATCGTCGCGCTGGTGGATGGTCTCCTCGACGCGGCGGAGGCGCGGGGCCGGATCGACCTGATCGAGGACTTCGCCGCCGCGATCCCCGTCGAGGTGATCGGCAACCTGCTCGGCGTCCCGCGGGACGAGCGCGGCCCCTTGCGCGACTGGTCGCTGGCGATCCTCGGCGCCCTCGAACCCGTCCTGTCGCCGGAGATCGAGGCGGCCGGCAACCGGGCGGTGACCGACTTCCTGGCCTATCTCGAGCACCTCGTCGAGGACCGCCGCCGGCGCCCGGGCGACCCCGACAAGGACATCCTCACCCGCCTGATCCAGGGCGAGGTCGGCGGCGAGCGGCTCTCGTCGGAGGAATTGCTGCAGAACTGCATCTTCATCCTCAATGCCGGGCACGAGACCACCACCAACCTGATCGGCAACGGGCTCCACCTGCTGACCGAATACCCCGAGGCCCGGGCGCGGCTCCTCGCCGAGCCCGACTTGATGCGAAAAGGCGTCGAGGAGGTGCTGCGCTTCGAGAGCTCGAACCAGCTCGGCAACCGCGTCGCGACGACGGGTTTCGCGATCGACGGGCGCGACTTCCCGGCCGGCACCCAGATCACCTTGTGCATCGGCGCCGCCAACCGCGATCCCGCGCAGTTCTCGGATCCCGACACCTTCGACGTCGCCCGCGATCCCAACCGCCACCTCGCCTTCGCCAGCGGCATCCACCAGTGCGTCGGCATGGCGGTGGCCCGGCTCGAGGGCCGCATCGCGCTCGGACGCTTCCTCGCCCGCTTCCCCGATTACCGCCTCGACGGCCCGCCCGAGCGCTCGCAGCGGGTGCGCTTCCGGGGTTTCCTGCGGCTGCCGGCGCGGCTGGGGTGA
- a CDS encoding EAL domain-containing protein: protein MLKPAPSLGLLADLLDGLDIGLCAFDADDRTLGWNQTFLYLFPEHDGFVHAGEHYRENLRRFYRTRLTSDELPYIEEYVASGIARHQVQSRPYEFEHRGTWLRVSTQTVPGLGRMRLWRPITREPAPAGARAAEAAHAAPDGIAAANADGRILSANRQFGQLYGLSPAEAAGLTFEAVVVRAWQEAAEPAPDQLLARLRESLRFAGAPFEVPLPGARWIRVIEHVREGGARTGVHFDITALKREQASLRAAEAEARRSASHCRGIIEHAPSGMLVVDAAGLLVETNRAFRAALGDGTQDGLVGLRLAALGDPEDAGLLDGVLARAAADGGPAVGEMRFRRRDGGTLWARVSAVRLHLPPDPVSTLLQVEDITARREAERRIAHMAGHDALTDLPNRTLFRERLDARLDALPGEGACAILWLDLDRFKVVNDTLGHAAGDTLLCEVARRMRAVLGPRDTLARLGGDEFAVLLPKADPLAASRAAARLVEVMQAPVTVAGRPMHVGVSIGVVLSPCHGGDADTLMARADRALYGAKAAGRSTFRLYDPAMDSAAAERHGLELDLRLGLERGEFELHYQPIVTAAERRVVCREALVRWRHPVRGLVSPASFIPLAEEIGLIDRLGAWILRRACRDAASWTDGARVAVNVSAAQVRHGSLIAAVQAALRESGLGADRLEIEITESLPIEGRAADPLLALRRLGARIALDDFGTGYSSLSYLRRFPFDTIKIDRSFVADIADPGTAAIVRAVVGIAAQLGATVTAEGIETEDQLAAVRREGCTEVQGYLFGRPVALDGVGTGWHQIGA from the coding sequence ATGCTGAAGCCCGCGCCGAGCCTCGGCCTCCTCGCCGACCTGCTCGACGGCCTCGACATCGGCCTGTGCGCGTTCGACGCCGACGACCGGACGCTCGGCTGGAACCAGACCTTCCTGTACCTCTTCCCCGAGCATGACGGCTTCGTCCATGCCGGCGAGCATTACCGCGAGAACCTGCGGCGGTTCTACCGCACCCGCCTGACCTCCGACGAACTGCCCTACATCGAGGAATACGTCGCGAGCGGGATCGCCCGCCACCAGGTCCAGAGCCGGCCCTACGAGTTCGAGCATCGCGGGACCTGGCTGCGGGTCTCGACCCAGACCGTCCCGGGACTCGGCCGGATGCGGCTGTGGCGGCCGATCACCCGGGAGCCCGCGCCGGCCGGCGCCCGCGCCGCCGAGGCCGCCCACGCCGCGCCCGACGGCATCGCGGCGGCGAATGCCGACGGGCGCATCCTCTCGGCCAACCGGCAGTTCGGCCAGCTCTACGGCTTGAGCCCGGCCGAGGCCGCGGGCCTGACCTTCGAGGCGGTGGTGGTCCGGGCCTGGCAGGAGGCCGCCGAGCCCGCGCCGGACCAGCTCCTGGCGCGCCTGCGCGAATCCCTGCGCTTTGCCGGGGCGCCGTTCGAGGTGCCGCTGCCGGGCGCGCGCTGGATCCGGGTGATCGAGCACGTGCGCGAGGGCGGCGCGCGCACCGGTGTCCATTTCGACATCACCGCGCTCAAGCGCGAGCAGGCGTCCTTGCGGGCCGCCGAGGCCGAGGCGCGCCGCAGCGCCAGCCATTGCCGCGGCATCATCGAGCACGCGCCGTCCGGGATGCTGGTGGTCGATGCCGCGGGCCTCCTCGTGGAGACGAACCGCGCCTTCCGCGCCGCCCTCGGCGACGGGACGCAGGACGGCCTCGTCGGGCTGCGCCTCGCCGCCCTCGGCGACCCCGAGGATGCCGGCCTGCTCGACGGGGTGCTGGCCCGCGCGGCCGCAGACGGCGGGCCGGCCGTGGGCGAGATGCGCTTTCGCCGCCGGGACGGCGGCACGCTGTGGGCGCGGGTCTCGGCGGTGCGCCTGCACCTGCCGCCCGACCCGGTCTCGACCCTGCTGCAGGTCGAGGACATCACCGCGCGCCGCGAGGCCGAGCGCCGCATCGCCCACATGGCGGGCCACGACGCGCTCACCGACCTGCCGAACCGCACCCTGTTCCGCGAACGCCTCGACGCGCGCCTCGACGCGCTCCCGGGCGAGGGCGCCTGCGCGATCCTGTGGCTCGACCTCGACCGGTTCAAGGTGGTCAACGACACGCTGGGCCACGCCGCCGGCGACACCCTCCTGTGCGAGGTCGCCCGCCGCATGCGGGCGGTGCTCGGGCCCCGCGACACGCTCGCGCGGCTCGGCGGCGACGAGTTCGCGGTGCTGCTGCCGAAGGCCGATCCCCTGGCGGCGTCGCGGGCGGCGGCCCGCCTCGTCGAGGTCATGCAGGCGCCGGTCACCGTCGCGGGCCGGCCGATGCATGTCGGCGTCAGCATCGGCGTGGTGCTGAGCCCCTGCCACGGCGGCGACGCCGACACGCTGATGGCCCGGGCCGACCGGGCGCTCTACGGCGCCAAGGCCGCCGGCCGCAGCACCTTCCGGCTCTACGACCCGGCGATGGACTCGGCGGCGGCCGAGCGGCACGGCCTCGAGCTCGACCTGCGCCTCGGCCTGGAGCGCGGCGAGTTCGAATTGCACTACCAGCCGATCGTCACCGCGGCGGAGCGGCGGGTCGTCTGCCGCGAGGCGCTGGTGCGCTGGCGCCACCCGGTCCGCGGCCTCGTGTCCCCGGCCTCCTTCATCCCGCTGGCCGAGGAGATCGGCCTGATCGACCGCCTCGGCGCCTGGATCCTGCGCCGGGCCTGCCGCGACGCGGCGTCCTGGACCGACGGCGCGCGGGTCGCCGTCAACGTCTCGGCGGCGCAGGTGCGGCACGGCTCCCTGATCGCCGCCGTCCAGGCCGCCCTGCGCGAATCCGGCCTCGGCGCGGACCGGCTCGAGATCGAGATCACCGAGAGCCTGCCGATCGAGGGCAGGGCCGCCGACCCGCTCCTGGCGCTCCGCCGCCTCGGGGCGCGGATCGCCCTCGACGATTTCGGCACCGGCTACTCGTCCCTGAGCTACCTGCGCCGCTTTCCCTTCGACACGATCAAGATCGACCGCTCCTTCGTCGCCGACATCGCCGATCCCGGCACCGCCGCGATCGTGCGCGCGGTGGTCGGCATCGCCGCCCAGCTCGGCGCGACGGTCACCGCCGAGGGCATCGAGACCGAGGACCAGCTCGCGGCGGTCCGGCGGGAGGGGTGCACGGAGGTGCAGGGCTACCTGTTCGGGCGGCCGGTGGCGCTGGACGGCGTCGGGACGGGGTGGCACCAGATCGGGGCGTGA
- a CDS encoding Bug family tripartite tricarboxylate transporter substrate binding protein, with protein MTSGLSRRSLLGAAALAPVVAPLGSRPARAQQGYPMRPIRWVVGYPPGGTTDVLARLIAEPLSRRLGQQVYIENRPGAGNNIGTDAVVKADPDGYTILLVNPANGINTTLYKKLNFDFVRDIVPVAGITRSPNIMEVTPSLPVRTVAEFIAYAKANPGKVNMASSGLGTSVHMSGELFKKMTGVDMVHVPYRGAGPALTDMLSGQAHVLFDNLPSSIEHVRAGGLRALAVTTAERSPALPDVPTVAETVPGYEASAWFGVGAPRRTPPDLIARLNREINDVLSDPATGQKLANLGGTPLRLTPEEFGKVIVDETEKWKKVVEFSGARMD; from the coding sequence ATGACGTCCGGTCTGTCACGCCGTTCGCTGCTCGGCGCCGCGGCGCTCGCACCCGTGGTCGCCCCCTTGGGCAGCCGTCCCGCGCGCGCCCAGCAGGGCTACCCGATGCGGCCGATCCGCTGGGTGGTCGGCTACCCGCCGGGGGGCACCACCGACGTGCTCGCCCGCCTCATCGCCGAGCCGCTGAGCCGCCGCCTCGGCCAGCAGGTCTACATCGAGAACCGGCCCGGGGCCGGCAACAACATCGGCACCGACGCCGTCGTGAAGGCCGATCCGGACGGCTACACGATCCTGCTCGTCAACCCGGCCAACGGCATCAACACGACGCTCTACAAGAAGCTGAACTTCGACTTCGTGCGGGACATCGTCCCGGTGGCGGGCATCACGCGCTCGCCCAACATCATGGAGGTGACGCCGAGCCTGCCGGTGAGGACGGTCGCGGAGTTCATCGCCTACGCCAAGGCCAATCCCGGCAAGGTCAACATGGCCTCCTCGGGGCTCGGGACCTCGGTCCACATGTCGGGCGAGCTGTTCAAGAAGATGACCGGCGTCGACATGGTGCACGTGCCCTATCGCGGGGCGGGTCCTGCGCTGACCGACATGCTGTCGGGGCAGGCGCACGTGCTGTTCGACAACCTGCCCTCCTCGATCGAGCACGTCCGCGCGGGCGGCCTGCGGGCGCTCGCGGTCACCACGGCCGAGCGCTCCCCGGCGCTTCCCGACGTGCCGACCGTCGCCGAGACGGTGCCGGGCTACGAGGCGAGCGCGTGGTTCGGGGTCGGGGCGCCCCGGCGCACCCCGCCCGACCTGATCGCGCGCCTGAACCGGGAGATCAACGACGTCCTGTCCGACCCGGCGACCGGCCAGAAGCTCGCCAACCTCGGCGGCACGCCTTTGCGCCTCACGCCCGAGGAATTCGGCAAGGTGATCGTCGACGAGACCGAGAAGTGGAAGAAGGTGGTCGAGTTCTCGGGCGCCAGGATGGATTGA
- a CDS encoding OmpA family protein, with amino-acid sequence MIPPALRSATAALALGLAGTGCMTKDPATREDKVPNAVTQGLTGVAGGAFLGAMSAVTNGRNVAQEAVNGAVTVGLNGVLAGFAMDRFEAGLLKEFEAVGVKATPRGLNVVLEIGDGIRFAQNSAAPSAEAARKLRAVGLILARFQRNRIDVIGHTSAEEAAALSGQRAAAVAGFLAQRGVAASRIRREGKGSAEPVRADSSEATRSLNRRVDIFIAPLT; translated from the coding sequence ATGATCCCGCCCGCCCTCCGCTCCGCCACGGCCGCCCTTGCCCTCGGCCTCGCCGGGACGGGCTGCATGACCAAGGACCCCGCAACCCGCGAGGACAAGGTGCCGAACGCGGTCACGCAGGGGCTGACCGGCGTGGCGGGCGGGGCGTTCCTCGGAGCGATGAGCGCGGTGACGAACGGGCGCAACGTCGCGCAGGAGGCCGTCAACGGCGCCGTGACGGTCGGCCTCAACGGCGTGCTCGCGGGCTTCGCCATGGACCGATTCGAGGCCGGGCTGCTCAAGGAGTTCGAGGCGGTCGGCGTCAAGGCGACGCCGCGGGGGTTGAACGTCGTGCTGGAGATCGGCGACGGCATCCGCTTCGCCCAGAACAGCGCCGCCCCGAGCGCCGAGGCGGCGCGCAAGCTGCGGGCGGTGGGCCTGATCCTGGCGCGCTTCCAGCGCAACCGGATCGACGTGATCGGCCACACCTCGGCCGAGGAGGCGGCTGCCCTGTCGGGTCAGCGGGCCGCCGCCGTCGCGGGGTTCCTGGCGCAGCGCGGCGTGGCGGCGAGCCGCATCCGGCGCGAGGGCAAGGGAAGTGCGGAGCCGGTACGGGCCGACAGCTCCGAGGCGACGCGCAGCCTGAACCGCCGCGTCGACATCTTCATCGCTCCCCTGACCTGA